CAGAGCTGGCCAAGATCAGCTCTAGCCTTCCCGGCGACCCCTCGATGCCGTCCCTGCTGGATTTTATACAAAAGACGGCTTCCCGCGAAGGCCTGGTTTTAGGGAAAATTAACTTCGGGAAAACCGTTCTGGTAATAGAAAACCCTAAAGTCGAGAAAACAGAAGTTTTCATAGGAGTAGACGGCCCTTATACTTCTTTTAAAAAATTCGTTTCCGGTTTAGAAAAGAGCTCGAGGCTGATTCAGACAGAATCGCTGTCGTTTTCCATTCCAGAAAAAGGAGAAGTTTTCACGTTCAGTTTGCTCGTTTCGGCTAATTTTCTGCCCGAGTAGAAACCATGGATTTTGGCAGTCGTATCTTCAGCGCACCACACGGAACTAATCAATAATTTAACACTACATGGCCATAGTTTTTTCTGAAAACAGAAAAAAGCAGCGATATTTGATTCTGATTTTTGTCGTCGTCGCCCTGCTGACAGCTGGAATCTTTTGGTTTGGCGTCCTCAGGAAGCCGTCGCCTGAATTGCCGGCGTTTTCTCTGCCGGCCAAAGGGGTGAATATCGATTTTAGCGTTTTCAAAAAG
This genomic window from bacterium contains:
- the pilO gene encoding type 4a pilus biogenesis protein PilO; the encoded protein is MKQYFFAIGNFLLGFLVLVLLILPKNQDVKNLKTESSQKRVDLQNEQDYSENIRSLHGKLEKYGPELAKISSSLPGDPSMPSLLDFIQKTASREGLVLGKINFGKTVLVIENPKVEKTEVFIGVDGPYTSFKKFVSGLEKSSRLIQTESLSFSIPEKGEVFTFSLLVSANFLPE